A single window of Athene noctua chromosome 1, bAthNoc1.hap1.1, whole genome shotgun sequence DNA harbors:
- the GJA10 gene encoding gap junction alpha-10 protein: MGDWNLLGSILEEVHIHSTIVGKIWLTILFIFRMLVLGVAAEDVWDDEQSEFICNTEQPGCSNICYDKAFPISLIRYWVLQIVFVSSPSLVYMGHALYRLRALEKERQKKKAHLRAQIEDLEPMPEEQRRLERELRKLEEQKKVNKAPLRGSLLRTYVLHILTRSVVEVGFMIGQYLLYGFHMSPLYKCTRPPCPNTVDCFVSRPTEKTIFMVFMNSIAAVSLFLNILEIAHLGLKKIHKSLYGRPRRPAGPAEEDTSLYNSKKSSVMLPACPAGDASPPRSAAGPPPPPHAPAPAPAPAAAGPPGRQDRGELRGAPPPRRRHGTVQHHGQRPPPSSSSEEAPRAAAGGGAGGAAGAPRRVPRPHSRVSICRDLDEGRGDSPDSGHCPGTRKSSVLSRVLTGSRAGSGSESASSRGGSGPGSGSGSGSAGKHRHEGSSPSRPPPAAAMPRRMSMSMLLELSSIMKK, from the exons ATGGGGGACTGGAACCTGTTGGGCAGCATCCTTGAAGAAGTGCACATCCACTCCACCATAGTTGGCAAAATCTGGCTCACAATCCTGTTCATATTCCGAATGCTGGTGCTGGGAGTGGCTGCTGAAGATGTCTGGGACGATGAGCAGTCTGAGTTCATCTGCAACACGGAGCAACCTGGCTGCAGCAATATCTGTTATGACAAAGCCTTCCCCATCTCTTTGATCAGATACTGGGTACTGCAGATCGTATTTGTCTCTTCTCCGTCTCTAGTTTACATGGGCCATGCGCTCTACAGACTAAGAGCTCTCGAGAAAGAGCGACAGAAGAAGAAAGCCCACCTGCGGGCTCAGATAGAAGATCTGGAGCCCATGCCTGAGGAGCAGAGGAGATTGGAGAGGGAACTGCGTAAGCTGGAGGAACAGAAGAAAGTGAATAAGGCACCCCTGAGAGGGTCCCTGCTGCGCACTTATGTCCTACATATCCTGACCCGTTCGGTGGTCGAAGTGGGCTTTATGATAGGTCAGTATCTTTTATATGGGTTTCACATGTCCCCCCTTTACAAATGCACTCGGCCCCCTTGCCCTAACACGGTGGATTGTTTTGTGTCCCGACCCACAGAGAAGACCATCTTTATGGTTTTCATGAACAGCATCGCCGCGGTCTCCCTGTTCCTCAACATCCTAGAGATCGCCCACCTGGGCCTCAAGAAGATCCACAAGAGCCTCTacgggcggccgcggcggccggcgggcccCGCCGAGGAGGACACCAGCCTCTACAACTCCAAGAAGAGCTCCGTGATGCTGCCGGCCTGCCCGGCCGGCGACGCCTctccgccgcgctccgccgcgggcccgccgccgccgccccacgctcccgctcccgctcccgctccagcggcggcggggccgccgggccgcCAGGACCGCGGAGAGCTCCGCggggcgcccccgccccggcggcggcacGGCACGGTGCAGCACCACGGACAgcggccgccgccctcctccAGCAGCGAGGAGgcgccgcgggcggcggcggggggcggggccgggggcgcggcgggcgcccCGCGCAGGGTGCCCCGCCCCCACAGCCGCGTCAGCATCTGCCGCGACCTGGACGAGGGCCGCGGCGACTCCCCGGACAGCGGGCACTGCCCGGGCACCCGCAAGTCCAGCGTCCTCTCCCGCGTCCTCACCGGcagccgggcgggcagcggcagcGAGAGCGCCTCCTCCCGCGGCGGCTCCGGGC CCGGCTCGGGCTCGGGGTCCGGCTCGGCGGGGAAGCACCGCCACGAGGGCAGCTCGCCCAGcaggccgccgccggccgccgccatGCCACGCCGCATGTCGATG AGCATGCTCCTAGAACTATCATCTATCATGAAAAAGTAA